A region of Streptomyces cinnamoneus DNA encodes the following proteins:
- a CDS encoding PP2C family protein-serine/threonine phosphatase produces the protein MTTPHLPKVAGISPPAPAPAHTSAPAVPHPPAAAEPAVPAPGLLVQDRLAGWVSDLTTLQELTERLTRTATLDDALHELLRAGASLVGAGRGLVTLHPAAGTGHPVTAALGLGRADLGHIETIPHDPGAPGSPYVRLLDDLPPAGVRTGTAHPDIAREEGLDPRHREVAARLGYGASYAVPLESAVSGPEGGAPPAAGRIGAAVWLYDEPAEPTDRQRHLAGLYCAHATEHLARLLELTRARETVAALREELLPSRLPRVPGVRLAVRHRTGPQGGGDWYDALPLPDGALGLAIGGITGSGPGAVAATGRLRASLRAYAVMEGEDPVAVLSDLELLLRITEPARTATALFAYCEPAVRKVVIAGAGHCSPLIIGSGRAEYVETSLSAPLGMLACWEAPSVEIEPEPGETLLFYSDGLLHRTGDAIDRAFARLHAAAAGVPRAARHDPEAIADHVLRTVLPEDDDPADGREDVVLLVAHFD, from the coding sequence ATGACCACCCCGCACCTTCCGAAAGTGGCTGGAATCAGTCCTCCGGCCCCCGCCCCGGCGCACACTTCCGCCCCGGCGGTTCCCCATCCCCCCGCCGCGGCCGAGCCCGCCGTGCCCGCCCCCGGCCTCCTGGTGCAGGACCGCCTCGCCGGCTGGGTCTCCGACCTCACCACGCTCCAGGAACTGACCGAACGGCTCACCCGGACCGCGACCCTCGACGACGCCCTGCACGAGCTGCTGCGCGCCGGAGCCTCGCTCGTCGGCGCCGGACGGGGCCTGGTCACCCTCCACCCCGCCGCCGGCACCGGCCACCCCGTCACCGCCGCGCTGGGCCTCGGCCGCGCCGACCTCGGCCACATCGAGACCATCCCGCACGACCCCGGCGCGCCGGGCAGCCCCTACGTACGGCTCCTGGACGACCTGCCGCCGGCGGGTGTGCGGACCGGCACGGCCCACCCCGACATCGCGCGCGAGGAGGGCCTGGATCCGCGCCACCGCGAGGTCGCAGCCCGGCTCGGCTACGGCGCGAGCTACGCCGTGCCGCTGGAGTCGGCCGTTTCCGGGCCGGAGGGCGGCGCTCCGCCGGCCGCGGGCCGCATTGGCGCCGCCGTGTGGCTGTACGACGAGCCGGCCGAGCCCACCGACCGGCAGCGGCACCTGGCCGGCCTCTACTGCGCCCACGCGACCGAGCACCTGGCCCGGCTGCTGGAGCTGACCCGGGCCCGCGAGACGGTGGCCGCGCTGCGTGAGGAACTGCTGCCCAGCCGGCTGCCCCGGGTGCCGGGCGTGCGCCTCGCGGTCCGTCACCGCACCGGGCCCCAGGGCGGCGGGGACTGGTACGACGCGCTGCCGCTGCCCGACGGGGCGCTGGGCCTGGCCATCGGCGGAATCACCGGCTCCGGACCCGGCGCAGTCGCCGCGACGGGCCGGCTGCGGGCGTCGCTGCGGGCGTACGCCGTGATGGAGGGCGAGGATCCGGTCGCCGTCCTGTCCGACCTGGAACTGCTGCTGAGGATCACCGAGCCCGCCCGCACGGCGACCGCCCTGTTCGCGTACTGCGAGCCCGCCGTCCGGAAGGTCGTCATCGCCGGGGCGGGGCACTGCTCACCGCTGATCATCGGCTCCGGCCGCGCCGAGTACGTGGAGACGTCGCTCTCGGCACCGCTGGGCATGCTCGCCTGCTGGGAGGCGCCCAGCGTGGAGATCGAACCGGAACCCGGAGAAACGCTCCTCTTCTACAGCGACGGGCTGCTCCACCGCACGGGTGACGCCATCGACCGGGCCTTCGCCCGGCTGCACGCGGCCGCGGCGGGCGTGCCGAGGGCCGCGCGGCACGACCCGGAGGCCATCGCGGACCACGTGCTGCGGACGGTGCTGCCGGAGGACGACGATCCGGCGGACGGGCGCGAGGACGTCGTCCTGCTGGTCGCGCACTTCGACTGA
- a CDS encoding bifunctional DNA primase/polymerase: protein MREILGRRRKLSLRRAGRSAVLTAALTYATEWQWPVLPGVALRPGIGRGRECACPDPDCAVPGAHPFDPGLLAATTDARMVRWWWTNRPEAPVVLATGGRAPCAVSLPAVAGARALAAFDRAGVRLGPVVATPSRWSLLVAPYSLEVLGELLHRQDWVPGSLRFHGEGGYAVLPPSPTGAGRVRWERAPRPAGAAGTRGGSSGSGERSRVDRWTERRGDRRVDGLARPWLPDVATVIDVLVEQSASTGSGSPGGGNKLAY from the coding sequence ATGCGCGAGATCCTCGGAAGGCGACGCAAGCTCTCGCTCCGGCGGGCCGGCCGGTCCGCCGTCCTCACCGCGGCCCTGACCTACGCCACGGAGTGGCAGTGGCCCGTACTCCCCGGGGTGGCCCTGCGGCCCGGCATCGGCCGGGGGCGCGAGTGCGCCTGCCCCGACCCCGACTGCGCGGTGCCCGGCGCCCACCCCTTCGACCCGGGGCTGCTGGCGGCGACCACCGACGCCCGGATGGTCCGCTGGTGGTGGACCAACCGTCCCGAGGCCCCCGTCGTGCTGGCCACCGGCGGCCGCGCCCCCTGCGCGGTGAGCCTGCCGGCGGTCGCCGGGGCCCGTGCGCTGGCCGCCTTCGACCGGGCCGGCGTGCGCCTCGGCCCGGTCGTGGCGACGCCCAGCCGCTGGTCCCTGCTGGTGGCCCCCTACTCCCTGGAGGTCCTCGGCGAGCTGCTGCACCGCCAGGACTGGGTGCCCGGTTCGCTGCGTTTCCACGGCGAAGGCGGCTACGCGGTCCTGCCGCCGTCGCCCACGGGCGCCGGGCGGGTGCGCTGGGAGCGCGCGCCGCGGCCGGCGGGGGCGGCCGGAACGCGGGGCGGAAGCTCCGGTTCGGGCGAGCGGAGCCGGGTCGACCGCTGGACCGAGCGGCGGGGCGACCGCCGCGTCGACGGACTGGCGCGGCCGTGGCTGCCCGACGTGGCCACGGTGATCGACGTCCTGGTCGAGCAGAGCGCGAGCACGGGCTCGGGCTCGCCGGGCGGCGGCAACAAGCTGGCGTACTGA